A stretch of the Geovibrio thiophilus genome encodes the following:
- a CDS encoding nitrate reductase subunit alpha, with protein MTVKKSDHMKDIHKPAERVGEDFYRVRNSYDKVVRSTHGVNCTGSCSWNIYVKNGIVTNELQAVDYPQIDHDIPNYEPRGCARGASFSWYLYSPLRVKYPYVRGRLLDLWTEAKKRFADPVAAWESIMTDESARKSFQQARGKGGLRRTDWDTALDIIAASSVYTVKKYGPDRITGFSPIPAMSQVSYAAGARFLQLIGGSCLSFYDWYCDLPAASPQIWGEQTDVCESADWYNSMYTVLMGSNVSMTRTPDAHFLAESRYKGTKVVVLSPDYSQAVKHADLWVPLKKGQDAAFWLAVNNVIINEFYNKKDTPYFREYVKKYTDLPFLVKLEASKDGFRAGRYLRASDIDALAGEENAAWKMLLMDETTGSLYSPKGTIGYRWAKEKGKWNLEDTDGIEGLERIPMLSLSDEEVILSTDGYDAGGGYAPVKRKAGAKRIKTVQGDVYVATVFDILKANLGAGADYYENSPYTPAWQQQFTGIEPETVIKVAREFAENAEKTGGRSMIIIGAGVNQWYHSDLSYRAAIMALMLTGSVGVNGGGLAHYVGQEKVAMLSSWSALAMAGDWCKPPRLQNAPSFWYIHSDQFRYEGSVFDYFAVPDKEKFKEQHSADFNAKAVRLGWLPFYPQFCGSSIDAAEEVLTEADGDKAKAMKITASKLKKGEMKFAAEDPDNPKNFPRVWYIWRGNAISSSAKGHEYFLKHILGTDHSVHAEETGFGFENIKDAKGAEGKVDLVVDLNFRMDTSAVYSDIILPAATWYEKNDLNTSDMHTFVHPLTEAVPPLWESAGDWEIFRRIAEKFSETASAHFPKPVYDLVATPLAHDSPDEIAQENVTDWKYGHEDPVPGKTMPKLTFVERDYGKIHEKYITLGKSIRENGIGAHGVSWNSGEEYDDLKKINGSRYMEGEEMADVSTALKASSAILRLAPEGNGQVSLKAFRDLEAKTGRPLAHLVEGYEEYSVSFDEITRQPRRIINSPCWSGKVGKGRAYAPFTLNVEDLVPWRTLTGRQQFYLDHEMYIQAGENLPVYKPELDMEMLGETEGGDGLVLNLLTPHGKWNIHSTYFDNERMLTLSRGGQCVWLSEKDAEKAGITDNDWLEMSNKNGNVVCRAVVSVRIPEGMCLMYHAPERTIDVPLSPSTGKRGGVHNSLSRVRLKPTLMAGGYGQFTYYFNYWGPIGVNRETFVKIRKLNEVRY; from the coding sequence ATGACAGTGAAAAAATCAGACCATATGAAGGATATACATAAACCCGCCGAACGTGTCGGTGAGGATTTTTACCGTGTGCGCAACTCCTATGACAAGGTAGTGCGAAGCACCCACGGCGTGAACTGCACGGGAAGCTGCAGCTGGAACATATACGTTAAAAACGGCATTGTCACCAATGAGCTTCAGGCAGTGGACTACCCGCAGATAGATCATGACATACCCAACTATGAGCCCCGAGGCTGTGCAAGAGGCGCTTCTTTTTCTTGGTATCTCTACAGCCCCCTGAGGGTGAAGTATCCCTATGTGCGGGGCAGGCTCCTTGACCTGTGGACTGAAGCGAAAAAGCGCTTCGCAGACCCCGTTGCTGCGTGGGAATCCATAATGACGGATGAGTCGGCAAGAAAATCCTTCCAGCAGGCAAGAGGAAAGGGCGGACTGAGGCGTACGGACTGGGACACTGCGCTTGATATTATTGCCGCGTCAAGTGTTTACACCGTAAAGAAATACGGACCGGACAGAATAACAGGCTTCTCCCCCATACCCGCCATGTCTCAGGTGAGCTACGCTGCGGGAGCAAGGTTTCTCCAGCTCATAGGCGGCTCATGTCTGAGCTTTTACGACTGGTACTGCGACCTTCCCGCCGCCTCTCCGCAGATCTGGGGCGAGCAGACGGATGTGTGCGAAAGCGCCGACTGGTACAACTCCATGTACACTGTGCTCATGGGTTCCAATGTCAGCATGACGAGAACACCCGATGCTCATTTCCTTGCGGAATCAAGATACAAGGGAACAAAGGTTGTGGTGCTTTCGCCGGACTACAGTCAGGCGGTGAAGCACGCGGATCTGTGGGTTCCTCTGAAAAAAGGGCAGGACGCCGCCTTCTGGCTTGCGGTCAACAATGTAATAATAAACGAGTTTTACAATAAAAAAGATACTCCGTATTTCAGGGAATACGTAAAGAAATATACGGATCTCCCCTTCCTTGTGAAGCTTGAAGCTTCAAAGGACGGCTTCAGGGCGGGCAGGTATCTCCGCGCGTCGGATATTGACGCACTCGCCGGAGAGGAAAACGCCGCATGGAAGATGCTCCTCATGGACGAGACCACAGGCTCGCTCTATTCCCCTAAAGGAACCATAGGCTACAGATGGGCAAAGGAGAAGGGGAAGTGGAATCTTGAAGACACAGACGGCATAGAGGGCTTGGAACGGATACCGATGCTCTCTTTGAGTGATGAAGAAGTGATCCTCAGCACGGACGGTTACGACGCCGGCGGCGGATACGCTCCGGTCAAAAGGAAAGCCGGAGCGAAGAGGATAAAAACCGTTCAGGGTGATGTGTATGTAGCCACTGTTTTTGACATACTCAAGGCTAACCTCGGCGCAGGGGCGGACTATTACGAAAACTCACCTTATACACCCGCATGGCAGCAGCAGTTTACGGGCATAGAGCCGGAGACGGTAATAAAAGTCGCCCGTGAGTTCGCCGAAAATGCCGAGAAGACGGGCGGACGCTCCATGATCATTATAGGCGCGGGCGTAAACCAATGGTATCACTCAGACCTTTCGTACAGGGCGGCGATAATGGCGCTCATGCTCACAGGCTCTGTCGGTGTAAACGGCGGCGGGCTGGCTCACTATGTCGGTCAGGAGAAGGTGGCGATGCTCTCCTCATGGTCTGCTCTCGCCATGGCGGGGGACTGGTGCAAGCCTCCGAGGCTCCAGAACGCTCCCTCCTTTTGGTATATTCATTCGGATCAGTTCAGGTATGAGGGCTCGGTATTCGACTACTTCGCAGTGCCCGATAAAGAGAAATTCAAAGAGCAGCATTCTGCGGACTTCAACGCCAAGGCTGTCCGGCTGGGCTGGCTGCCTTTTTATCCGCAGTTCTGCGGAAGCTCCATAGACGCCGCGGAAGAGGTGCTCACAGAGGCTGACGGAGACAAGGCTAAGGCTATGAAGATAACCGCCTCCAAGCTGAAAAAAGGGGAGATGAAGTTCGCCGCGGAAGATCCGGACAACCCGAAAAACTTCCCCCGTGTGTGGTACATATGGCGGGGAAACGCCATATCCTCCAGCGCAAAAGGGCATGAGTACTTCCTTAAACATATTCTCGGCACGGATCACTCCGTCCATGCGGAGGAAACAGGTTTCGGGTTTGAAAATATAAAAGACGCAAAAGGCGCCGAGGGCAAGGTGGATCTCGTAGTGGATCTCAATTTCCGCATGGATACCTCTGCCGTTTATTCGGATATAATTCTCCCCGCCGCCACTTGGTATGAGAAGAATGACCTCAACACCAGCGATATGCACACGTTCGTGCACCCGCTGACGGAGGCTGTTCCACCCCTCTGGGAATCCGCGGGGGACTGGGAGATCTTCCGCCGCATAGCCGAAAAGTTTTCCGAAACGGCATCGGCGCATTTCCCGAAGCCCGTTTACGACCTTGTGGCGACTCCCCTTGCCCACGATTCGCCGGACGAGATAGCTCAGGAAAATGTAACCGACTGGAAATACGGACACGAAGACCCCGTACCCGGCAAAACAATGCCGAAGCTGACCTTTGTGGAGCGTGACTACGGGAAGATACACGAAAAATACATAACCCTCGGCAAAAGCATAAGGGAAAACGGCATAGGCGCCCACGGCGTTAGCTGGAACAGCGGAGAGGAATATGATGACCTGAAAAAGATCAACGGTTCAAGATACATGGAAGGTGAGGAGATGGCTGATGTCTCAACGGCTCTGAAAGCCTCCTCGGCTATTCTGCGTCTTGCGCCGGAGGGGAACGGGCAGGTGTCCCTCAAGGCGTTCAGGGATCTGGAAGCGAAAACAGGCAGACCGCTTGCGCATCTTGTGGAAGGGTATGAAGAGTATTCCGTATCGTTTGATGAAATAACCCGCCAGCCCCGCAGAATAATCAACTCCCCCTGCTGGAGCGGCAAGGTTGGCAAGGGCAGAGCCTACGCCCCTTTCACGCTGAATGTGGAAGACCTTGTACCGTGGCGAACCCTCACGGGCAGGCAGCAGTTTTATCTGGATCATGAAATGTATATTCAGGCGGGAGAAAACCTTCCGGTTTACAAACCTGAGCTGGATATGGAAATGCTGGGCGAAACGGAAGGCGGAGACGGGCTTGTGCTCAACCTCCTCACTCCTCACGGGAAATGGAACATACACAGCACATACTTTGATAACGAAAGGATGCTTACCCTCTCAAGGGGCGGTCAGTGCGTATGGCTCAGTGAGAAGGACGCTGAAAAGGCGGGTATAACCGATAACGACTGGCTGGAAATGAGCAACAAAAACGGCAATGTAGTGTGCAGGGCTGTGGTCAGCGTGCGCATACCCGAGGGGATGTGCCTGATGTATCATGCGCCGGAGCGCACCATAGACGTTCCCTTGAGTCCGTCAACGGGCAAAAGAGGCGGCGTTCACAACAGCCTCTCCCGTGTGCGGCTTAAGCCCACTCTCATGGCGGGCGGCTACGGGCAGTTCACCTACTATTTCAACTACTGGGGTCCTATCGGCGTAAACAGGGAGACCTTTGTGAAAATCAGAAAGCTTAATGAAGTGAGGTACTGA
- a CDS encoding ABC transporter ATP-binding protein, with the protein MTEKLLEIKNLKITFDTEAGRVEAVRDFSFDVRQGETLAVVGESGSGKSVCAHSITGLMRHAGAVVEGGSISFCGLELTSADENTLRRIRGGEIGYIFQEPMASLNPLHNIEKQITERLTAVERMSGTNASARALELLRLVGIKNPEKRLGDFPHCFSGGERQRIMIAAALASSPKLLIADEPTTALDVTVQKQILDLLAELKAKLNMSVLLITHDLGVVRAYADRVVVVKDGLVMEEGHTEKIFSSPEHLYTAELVGRGHVRIQEPPEGGDVVLSASDLSVTYNGRAKFGKKNDIKAVKSVSFEVREGHSLGIVGESGSGKTSVMKAILRLIPSEGSVMFMDEEFSSLMPEKLRSRRRHIQAVFQDPFGSLNPRMTVEMIVAEGLAAHGEKDKGKIELAARKALEDVGLPFDVMNRYPHEFSGGQRQRIAIARAIILRPKLVIFDEPTSSLDRSVQFQVTELLAGLQKTYNMSYIFISHDLHLVRSLCHEVIVMKDGEKVEEGTTETVLSSPESGYTKSLIGAAFI; encoded by the coding sequence ATGACGGAAAAGCTCCTTGAAATAAAGAACCTTAAAATAACCTTCGATACGGAGGCAGGCAGAGTTGAGGCAGTGAGAGATTTCTCTTTTGACGTCCGTCAGGGCGAGACTCTGGCGGTGGTGGGTGAATCAGGCTCAGGGAAATCGGTCTGCGCTCACAGCATAACGGGACTGATGAGGCATGCCGGAGCTGTAGTTGAGGGCGGAAGCATAAGCTTCTGCGGACTTGAGCTGACTTCTGCTGATGAAAACACCCTGCGCAGGATCAGGGGCGGGGAGATCGGCTATATTTTTCAGGAGCCGATGGCTTCCCTCAACCCGCTGCACAATATAGAAAAACAGATAACAGAACGCCTCACGGCAGTGGAGAGAATGAGCGGAACGAATGCCTCCGCCCGTGCTCTGGAACTTCTGCGTCTGGTAGGTATCAAAAATCCGGAAAAGCGTCTGGGTGATTTCCCCCACTGCTTCTCCGGCGGGGAACGCCAGAGGATAATGATAGCCGCTGCCCTTGCCTCCAGCCCGAAGCTGCTGATAGCGGACGAACCCACTACGGCGCTTGATGTCACTGTGCAGAAACAGATTCTGGATCTTCTGGCTGAGCTTAAGGCTAAGCTCAATATGTCTGTTCTTCTGATTACCCATGATCTTGGTGTGGTGAGAGCATACGCCGACAGAGTCGTCGTGGTGAAGGACGGGCTTGTGATGGAAGAGGGGCACACTGAGAAGATTTTCAGCAGTCCCGAGCACTTGTACACGGCGGAGCTGGTGGGCAGAGGGCATGTCAGGATTCAGGAACCGCCTGAGGGCGGGGATGTTGTTCTGAGCGCTTCGGATCTGTCTGTAACTTACAACGGACGGGCGAAATTCGGCAAAAAAAATGATATTAAAGCGGTTAAGTCCGTCTCCTTTGAGGTGAGAGAAGGGCACAGTCTCGGAATAGTCGGTGAATCCGGTTCCGGCAAGACTTCGGTGATGAAGGCGATCCTCCGTCTCATACCCTCTGAAGGCAGTGTGATGTTCATGGATGAGGAGTTTTCATCCCTCATGCCGGAAAAGCTGAGGAGCAGAAGACGGCATATTCAGGCTGTGTTTCAGGATCCGTTCGGCAGTCTCAATCCTAGAATGACCGTGGAGATGATAGTTGCCGAAGGGCTGGCTGCTCACGGAGAGAAGGACAAGGGCAAAATTGAGCTTGCCGCCCGAAAAGCCCTTGAGGATGTGGGACTTCCTTTTGACGTGATGAACCGCTACCCCCACGAATTTTCCGGTGGTCAGCGCCAGAGGATAGCAATAGCAAGAGCCATCATCCTCCGCCCGAAGCTTGTGATATTCGATGAACCCACATCATCCCTAGATCGGAGTGTTCAGTTTCAGGTTACGGAGCTTCTCGCAGGTTTGCAGAAAACCTATAATATGTCATACATTTTCATCAGCCATGATCTGCATCTTGTCCGTTCGCTTTGTCACGAAGTGATTGTGATGAAGGACGGCGAAAAGGTGGAGGAAGGCACCACCGAGACTGTACTGTCATCCCCTGAGAGCGGTTACACAAAGTCGCTGATTGGAGCCGCCTTCATATAA
- a CDS encoding ABC transporter permease, with protein sequence MKISPLTRRRLKRFRENRRAWYSLLIFTALFALSLCAEIIANDKPLVMSYDGRLYFPVLFTYTESEFGGFFDTEADYKDPFMLDSIEEKGWAVWTPVRYSYDTINYETDTPPPTPPSLANPLGLDDQGRDVFARLLYGFRLSVLFGFMLTLVTSVIGVSVGALQGYYGGRADLWGQRFMEIWSGIPMLYLLIIASSMIRPGFWWLLLIMAVFGWMGLVGVVRAEFLKGRGLEYVQAARVLGVSDSVIMFRHILPNALVAAMTFLPFILSGSIGVLTSLDFLGFGMPPGSPSIGELLAAGKSNLHAPWLGVSAFVTVSLMLSLLVFIGEGMRDALDPRYTGNRK encoded by the coding sequence ATGAAAATTTCACCACTGACCCGAAGAAGGCTGAAACGCTTCCGTGAGAACAGGCGGGCTTGGTATTCCCTTCTTATATTCACGGCGCTGTTTGCGCTGAGCTTATGCGCTGAGATAATCGCCAATGACAAGCCCCTTGTCATGTCCTATGACGGCAGACTGTATTTCCCCGTTCTGTTCACATATACTGAGAGCGAGTTCGGCGGATTTTTCGATACCGAGGCGGACTACAAGGATCCGTTCATGCTGGACTCCATAGAGGAGAAGGGCTGGGCTGTCTGGACTCCGGTACGCTACAGCTACGACACCATAAACTATGAAACGGACACGCCGCCGCCCACGCCGCCGTCCCTTGCCAATCCGCTCGGACTTGATGATCAGGGCAGGGATGTTTTCGCGAGGCTGCTTTACGGGTTCAGGCTTTCTGTGCTGTTCGGCTTCATGCTCACCCTTGTCACATCGGTGATAGGCGTTTCAGTCGGCGCGTTGCAGGGCTATTACGGAGGCAGGGCTGACTTATGGGGGCAGAGGTTCATGGAGATATGGTCGGGTATCCCTATGCTGTATCTGCTGATTATAGCAAGCAGCATGATCCGTCCGGGTTTCTGGTGGCTTCTGCTTATTATGGCGGTATTCGGCTGGATGGGGCTGGTGGGTGTTGTGCGGGCGGAGTTTCTCAAGGGGCGGGGGCTTGAGTATGTTCAGGCGGCACGTGTTCTCGGTGTGAGTGATTCTGTGATAATGTTCCGCCACATACTGCCCAACGCACTGGTTGCGGCTATGACATTTCTGCCGTTTATACTCAGCGGTTCGATAGGCGTTCTTACCTCGCTGGACTTTCTCGGTTTCGGCATGCCCCCCGGTTCCCCCTCAATCGGCGAGCTTCTGGCGGCGGGCAAGTCAAATCTTCATGCGCCGTGGCTGGGTGTTTCGGCGTTTGTAACGGTTTCACTTATGCTCAGTCTGCTGGTTTTTATAGGCGAAGGGATGAGAGACGCACTCGATCCCCGATATACAGGTAACAGAAAATGA
- a CDS encoding microcin C ABC transporter permease YejB → MLPYILKRLVLVIPTLLGIVTINFFLVQMAPGGPMETMIARMTGEEVTAEQRALRQEDDGGSGGGGLSEDASPAEMFRGGGISPELIEELKKLYGFDKPIHERYLLMLKNFAMLDFGDSFFRDKSVIELIKEKLPVSISLGVWTTILVYLISIPLGIGKAVRHGSRFDVWSSFFVIMGSAIPVFLFAVLLIIFFAGGNYFAWFPLRGLVSDGFAGMSLWEKVLDYLWHMCLPVVSMLIGGFASLTMLTKNSFLDEINKQYVTTARAKGITEKRILYGHVFRNSMLIVISGFPAAFISMLFTGSLLIEVIFSLDGLGLMGFEAAMSRDYPVMFSTLYIFTLMGLVLGIISDITYTLVDPRISFKAAERG, encoded by the coding sequence ATGCTTCCGTATATTCTGAAGAGACTGGTTCTCGTGATCCCCACTCTGCTGGGGATCGTCACCATAAATTTTTTCCTTGTGCAGATGGCTCCGGGCGGACCGATGGAGACCATGATAGCCCGCATGACCGGAGAAGAGGTCACTGCGGAGCAGCGCGCTCTGCGGCAGGAGGATGACGGCGGTTCCGGCGGAGGCGGACTCAGTGAGGATGCTTCCCCTGCGGAGATGTTCAGGGGCGGCGGCATATCGCCGGAGCTCATTGAGGAGCTTAAAAAGCTCTACGGCTTCGACAAGCCCATACATGAGCGCTATCTGCTGATGCTGAAAAACTTCGCAATGCTAGATTTCGGTGACAGCTTCTTCCGTGACAAAAGCGTCATTGAGCTGATTAAGGAAAAGCTCCCCGTTTCCATCTCCTTGGGGGTCTGGACAACGATCCTCGTATATCTCATAAGCATACCCTTGGGCATCGGAAAGGCTGTCCGCCACGGCAGCAGGTTTGATGTGTGGAGCTCGTTTTTCGTTATAATGGGGAGTGCGATCCCTGTTTTTCTGTTTGCGGTGCTGCTGATCATCTTCTTTGCAGGGGGCAACTACTTTGCGTGGTTCCCGCTGAGAGGGCTTGTGTCCGACGGGTTCGCGGGCATGAGCCTGTGGGAAAAGGTTCTTGATTATCTGTGGCATATGTGTCTTCCCGTTGTTTCCATGCTGATAGGCGGGTTTGCATCCCTTACCATGCTGACAAAAAACTCGTTTCTGGATGAGATAAATAAGCAGTACGTCACAACTGCCAGAGCAAAGGGTATAACGGAAAAGCGCATACTTTACGGGCATGTGTTCCGCAACTCAATGCTTATAGTCATATCCGGCTTTCCCGCAGCTTTCATATCAATGCTCTTTACAGGCTCTCTGCTCATTGAGGTTATCTTCTCACTGGACGGACTAGGGCTGATGGGGTTTGAGGCGGCGATGAGCAGGGACTATCCGGTGATGTTTTCAACGCTTTACATATTCACTCTCATGGGGCTTGTTCTCGGTATAATCAGCGACATAACTTACACTCTGGTTGACCCGCGCATCTCCTTCAAAGCTGCGGAAAGAGGGTAG
- a CDS encoding extracellular solute-binding protein, with translation MNKLLLLICALCLFFSQAEAGITKNHGFSLTGELKYGADFRHFDYVNPNAPKGGTLRRAMYGTFDSFNPFAPKGLAIKATGYLYDSLLTSSSDEAVSYYGLIAETMEYPDDYSWVVFNLRPEARWSDGTPLTAEDVVFSFEKITEASPFYSNYYNLITKAEAVGRHSVKFHFKKGETSRELPLIAGQLSIIPKHFWQTRDLSKSSLDIPPVSGAYRIASYEIGKRVTFERIKDYWGEKLPVNAGQNNFDAIVFEYFRDQTVAFEAFKAGHFDFTAESSGRRWYRGYTGKYFDMGLIRKEEIPHKNPQGMKGIVFNTAVKPLDSVLVRKALNYAYDYDWINKNIYFDQDKRHDSYFSNSELACGSVPPAAVAALIKQVKPDAGDGLMKTPFKLPSTDGSGNNRENLKTAVQLFEQAGYRIVNGKMTGKDGRSLYLEISTSSKTIEKELMTFKKALERIGIDFYIRYLDSTQFVDKVRSKDYMMIYTTVRQSESPGNEQRNMWHSEAADEAGSRNYARIKDPAVDRLVNMIINAPDRKSLVTYSKALDRVLLNGWYFIPAGYSDRYRIAYWDKFGKPAKMPEYSFGFGSWWIEPGKEKKIDSLIKR, from the coding sequence TTGAATAAACTTCTGCTTCTGATATGCGCCCTCTGCCTGTTTTTTTCACAGGCGGAGGCGGGGATTACGAAGAATCACGGTTTTTCCCTCACGGGTGAGCTGAAATACGGCGCTGATTTCAGGCATTTTGACTATGTGAACCCGAACGCACCGAAGGGGGGCACCCTGCGCAGGGCGATGTACGGCACCTTCGACAGCTTTAACCCCTTTGCTCCGAAGGGGCTTGCCATTAAGGCGACAGGCTATCTCTATGACAGCCTGCTGACCTCATCTTCTGATGAGGCGGTGAGCTATTACGGGCTCATAGCCGAGACTATGGAGTATCCTGATGATTACTCGTGGGTGGTGTTCAATCTCCGCCCCGAGGCGAGATGGAGTGACGGAACGCCGCTCACTGCCGAGGATGTGGTTTTCAGCTTTGAGAAGATAACGGAAGCCAGCCCATTTTACAGCAACTACTACAACCTGATTACAAAGGCTGAAGCCGTAGGCAGGCACAGTGTGAAGTTCCATTTCAAAAAGGGTGAGACAAGCCGTGAGCTGCCGCTCATAGCCGGTCAGCTTTCCATAATCCCCAAGCATTTCTGGCAGACGAGAGACCTTTCCAAATCATCCCTTGATATTCCACCTGTCAGCGGAGCTTACAGGATAGCCTCATACGAGATCGGCAAACGGGTTACCTTTGAGCGGATAAAGGACTACTGGGGCGAAAAACTTCCTGTCAATGCAGGACAGAACAACTTTGACGCAATAGTTTTTGAGTATTTCAGGGATCAGACTGTTGCATTTGAGGCCTTCAAGGCAGGGCACTTCGACTTCACAGCCGAAAGCTCCGGCAGGCGTTGGTACAGGGGCTACACAGGGAAATACTTTGATATGGGGCTGATCAGAAAGGAAGAGATTCCTCACAAAAATCCCCAAGGGATGAAAGGGATAGTGTTTAACACAGCTGTTAAGCCTCTCGACAGTGTTCTTGTGCGCAAGGCGCTGAATTATGCTTACGATTACGACTGGATAAATAAAAACATATACTTTGATCAGGACAAAAGACACGACAGCTACTTCTCAAACTCCGAGCTTGCCTGCGGATCTGTGCCTCCGGCTGCGGTTGCCGCTTTAATAAAACAGGTTAAGCCGGATGCCGGAGACGGGCTTATGAAAACGCCGTTTAAGCTCCCCTCCACGGACGGCAGCGGAAACAACAGAGAAAACCTGAAAACCGCAGTGCAGCTCTTTGAGCAGGCGGGCTACCGCATAGTAAACGGAAAGATGACCGGTAAAGACGGCAGGTCGCTTTATCTTGAAATATCCACATCTTCCAAAACCATTGAGAAAGAGCTTATGACCTTTAAAAAAGCCCTTGAACGCATCGGGATAGACTTTTACATAAGGTATCTGGACTCCACCCAGTTTGTGGACAAGGTGCGCTCCAAGGACTATATGATGATCTACACCACGGTCAGGCAGTCTGAATCGCCGGGGAACGAACAGAGGAATATGTGGCACTCCGAGGCGGCGGACGAGGCAGGCAGCAGGAATTATGCCCGCATAAAGGATCCCGCTGTGGACAGGCTTGTGAACATGATAATAAACGCTCCCGACAGAAAAAGCCTTGTGACATACTCCAAAGCGCTGGACAGGGTGCTCCTGAACGGATGGTATTTTATTCCGGCGGGCTACTCGGACAGATACCGCATAGCCTACTGGGATAAGTTCGGCAAGCCGGCGAAAATGCCCGAATACAGCTTCGGTTTCGGTTCATGGTGGATAGAGCCCGGGAAAGAGAAAAAGATCGACAGCCTGATCAAAAGGTAA